CATCACGGTGGTGGTCCTGATCATTTTGCTAGTCTTTTTCAACCGGTGGAGCAAAGCTTCTGAAGGAGTCACCTATGCATAAGCGGGTTAGCACTGGTCAAAAAGTGTTCACGTATCTTGCCCTGTTTCTGGTGGCATTGTTTGTCTTGATCCCCATCTGGGAGCTGGTCTACCTGGCGTTTGAAGGTGGGATAGCCGACCGGCCAACATCATTCAGATTCTTCCCACTTAAACCAACCTTCGATGTGTTCGTAGAGATGTGGAACCGAGCAGGCCAAAATATTACCTTCCTACTGGCATTGCGTAATAGCCTTATCGTGTCTGGAGGGGCTGCAATCCTCTCAGTTATCCTGGGCGGGAGCATGGCGTATGCTTTTGCCCGCTATCGTTTTCCGGGCAGGCAGACGGGTCTGTTTGTCTTGCTTCTTGGCACACTGCTACCGCCAGTAGCATTAATGACGCCCCTGTTCCTCATGATGCGTACTTTAAACGTCCAATCCACACTGGTATCGCTGACCATCGTGTACACCTCCTTTGCTGTGGCTTTTGCCGTGTGGAATATGCGGGCAGCATTCCAGGCAGTGTCGAAAGAATTGGAAGAAGCCGCGTATCTGGATGGCGCTGGGGATTTACAAACATTCTGGCATATAGACCTGCCCCTGGCTCTACCATCCATCGGCGTTGCAGCCATCGTGGCTTTCTTGATTGGTTACTCAGAATTCGCCATGGGTTGGATGTTCGTCACCCGCAGTGAGCAAGTCACGCTGGCTATGACGATCTCGGGGATCCTCATCCAGGGTTCGCGTCACTGGTCGTTAATGGCAGCTTTATCGGTGCTAATGAGCATCCCAATCGTGATCATTTTCATTTTCTTGCAGAAAACCCTGCTGGAGAGGTTGTCATTTGGTAACTTCCAGGAGTAAACCGGATCGCTTTTAAGGTAAATAATCTCATGGTTCTCATCAAAGAACCGATGGACCTTAATCTTCTTTTGCTAAACTAACTGCATTAAAAATGTGGATTTATTTTTTTAAGGAGACCAAAACCATATATACGAGCGAGGTGAGGATTCCCAACGTCGATAGGACAATCCCCAGGATGGCTGTCCGCCTACTTTCAGACTTCATACCAAAATATCCGATCACAACACCGATGACTCCCGTGATGGCCCCGCAGATTGGGAGCAGAGCGGCGAGGATGCTGATCAATCCAAGAGCGGCTGAGATGATCGCCAGGTATTTATTGGTGCGTTCTTCTGGGTCCATACTATCGTAATCAGGTTCCAAGGTCACATCCTCGCAACATAACTGGTCGGAGAGTCTTACTTATCTTCGATAAATTGAGCAAAGCTTGCTTATATCCTCAACCATGGTATTTGTTTGGGGATCAGAAGCCTGATAATTATAGTCGCCAAGCCGTGTTATAGCGGTGGAAGTTTCTGGTTTCCCGGATATAATCTTCACATCAACGGATCATGATTTTTACCTCTGTAACGAAAGGAATTGTATGCCAGATCAGATCAATAGTTACCTAAAAACAAACTCCACGCCGATTATTGATAATGACCTGGTCACCTTTGTCTGGAAGGGAAAAACGGCACCCCACCTGGTTGGTGATTTCACCGGTTGGGATGAAGATAAACCGGCGGTGATGGAAAAACACTCCAATGGTATATGGACATATACACTTTCTTTCCCTGGCGATGCTTACATTGAGTATGGCTATATTAAGGATGGGGAGCCCATTTTAGATCCGCACAACCCACGTAAGACATCTAATGGTATTGGAGGGGATAATAATTATTTTTCCATGCCTGGTTATCGACCTTCCACACTTAACCGGAGAAAACGAAATATCGTTCATGGCCTGGTCTCCAGGCATGAGCTTTCCACAGGTTATTTGATCGCAGGACGGAAACGAACGGTTCACCTCTACCATCCCCCGACCGTCGGACCAGTGCCCCTGATCGTGGTATGGGATGGGCAGGACTATCTGTTGAGATTGCGGTTAAATAACATGGTTGATACATTGATAGCTGAGGGCAGGCTCCAACCAGTGGCGCTGGCGTTTATTGATAACGCAGGCGAGGATTTCCGCACTGCGGAATATGCCTGCAGTGATGCGACCCTGGCTTTCCTGATGCTTGAAGTGCTCCCCCTGGCGAAAATGGAATTGGATTTAATAAATATCGAACAGAATCCAGGAGCATATGGCGTCTTGGGTGCTTCAATGGGGGGGCTAATGGCAATGTATACCGGCGTGCGGATCCCCTATGTCTTTGGCAATGTACTCAGCCAATCAGGGGCGTTTGCCTGGGGTGACTTCGAGATGGTTGTGTTCGACTTGCTGCAGCTGGGTGAGTATCGTCCCATCAAGATTTGGATGGATGTCGGCTTGTACGACCTGTCCGGATTGCTGGACACCAACCGGCGCATGCAGCAAATGCTGACTGAAAAAGGTTATGCATTGACCTATCATGAGTATCCAGCCGGTCACAATTACCCTTCTTGGGCTGACGATGTAGGTCATGGATTAGAAGCCCTTTTCGGGGCTGGGAAATAACATTACCAGATATGGGTACACGATTTCCCTACTTATTGCCTGTCACGAAACATTAATCTCGAGCTTGAAATCAAAATGGGAAATCACCCTATAATCAGAAATAGATCCAGAACAAGAAGCTGTAAATCAATCATCTTGATAATGAAATCGTGAGACAAAATAGTGGTTTATTGTTCGTAGAGAAAGACCGATGGAAACCGAGCGATAGTATAATTGACCTTCCGGTCTAGAGAATAACCTGAGCCTGATTTTTGATACCATGTGATCATCGACATATCATGCGAAAACCTCAGACATTGATCATTGGAATATGCCTGATAATCCTCGCGGGCGGATTATTATCCGCATGTCGACGTGCACCAGCCTCTGAAATTCCAATAACAACCACCCCTATATCACCGAGTCCAACTGCAGAAGTATCTGCGACTCGCACGGCTTCGCCTCTGCCTTCCATCGTCCCAACCCTGACATTTAATCCTGCCCTTACACAACAAGCC
This genomic interval from Anaerolineales bacterium contains the following:
- a CDS encoding esterase codes for the protein MPDQINSYLKTNSTPIIDNDLVTFVWKGKTAPHLVGDFTGWDEDKPAVMEKHSNGIWTYTLSFPGDAYIEYGYIKDGEPILDPHNPRKTSNGIGGDNNYFSMPGYRPSTLNRRKRNIVHGLVSRHELSTGYLIAGRKRTVHLYHPPTVGPVPLIVVWDGQDYLLRLRLNNMVDTLIAEGRLQPVALAFIDNAGEDFRTAEYACSDATLAFLMLEVLPLAKMELDLINIEQNPGAYGVLGASMGGLMAMYTGVRIPYVFGNVLSQSGAFAWGDFEMVVFDLLQLGEYRPIKIWMDVGLYDLSGLLDTNRRMQQMLTEKGYALTYHEYPAGHNYPSWADDVGHGLEALFGAGK